A region of the Thermogladius calderae 1633 genome:
GGCTTGCAATAAGGCTACTCGAGGGAGACGAGGAACTGGCCGAAATGCTGTCTAGTAAATGCGGTAGCGAGGTGTACCGGGCATTTGAGGAGGCGAGGGATGAGGCACGTAAGGTCGTAGGGAAGGACGTATCCATGTTCGCCTCGGCGAAGAGGTTTAGCTTCATTATGAGCCTAACGCGCGAGGCGGTAGTCAGAGCCAGGACCCCCGAGAGGAAGGCGAGAAGCATCTTCTACCACCCTGCCATAGGAACAGCGCTCAGCTTAACTCTGTTACTGTCGATCTTCATGCTAGTCTTCATAGTCAACACAGGGTTCCCCTTGAACGTCGTATTGTCTTTACTGGGGCAGGAAAACCTAGCAGCGGTCGTTGAGGAGTACAGTCTGTCAGGTATGTTGGGGAAAGGTCTGGGCTGGCTTATGGACATTGCGAGGTCTTCTATAGCTAACCCGCTGTTGGCGAGTTTTGTAGCCGACGGCGTCATAGGCGGGGTAGCCTCGATACTCACTTTCCTACCACTGATATTCGTTGTAATGTTTGTCCTGTCCGTGGTAGAGGACGCGGGCTTACTCCCGAGGATGGCCGTGGGGGTCTCGGCGTTAACAACAAAGATAGGCTTGTCAGGTAACGCGCTGTTCCCGATAACTGTATCGCTTGGGTGCAATGTTCCCGGTATAATGGGAGCAAGGGCAAGCCTGACGGCAGGTGAGAGGATTAGACAGATACTGACATTACCGTTAATCCCCTGCCAGGCCAGGCTCGTCGTCTTACTAGCTCTAGCTACGGCGTTGAAGACTCTAGGTGGTTGGGTGATGGTGTTCACTGGCTACGTGGCGGCTTTCTCGGCGTTCATAGTGTTGAACTACGCCTTGTACAGGCTTTCGAGGAAAAGGGAGCCCATCCCCGAGATGCTCCTAGAGATCCCTGCTTACCATAAGCCGCTCGGTAAAGTCGTGTGGTGGATGACGTGGAACAACGTAAAGCACTTCCTAGAGAAAGCGGGCACGATAATATTCGTGTCCAGTGTCGCCGTGTGGGCTATGTCGTCGTTTACTCCCGCGCTCACGTACACCGATAACCCGTCTAACAGTATAGCGGCAGAGGTGTCCAGGCTCCTCATCCCCGCGGTCTACCCGTTCCACGTCGCAGGGGAAAACGCCTGGATGGTGGTGTTCGGGCTACTCATGGGGTTCGTCGCGAAGGAGGTCTTCGTGACGAGCATTCTCACGATAACTGGGACTCCCAGTATGGCCGAGGCGGTCTCGGTGATGGGCTTGACAGATGCTCAACTCATCGCGATAGGTGTCTTCACGACACTCTACGTTCCGTGTCTAGCCACTCTCTCTACCATATACAGCGAGACGAGAAGCGTCAAGCTCACGGCCCTCGCAGTACTCCTGTTAATGGGCACAGCTTACCTCGTATCCGCCCTCCTGTACTACTTTTTAACGTTATTAGTGTGAACCCGGGATCTAGCTGGTTCAGGGTCCGTTTTTGAGGGAGGTCTGCACACGTATCTACGAACTGTTGTCTAGGAGGTACGAGATAAGAGAGGGAGAGTTCGTCGGACTAGTTGCGAGGAGAAACCTCTTCGAGCACCTCGTTGCCGTTCTACTGAGCCAGAACACCAACGACAAGAACGCTATCAGAGCGCTTTCTAACTTGAAAAGCAGGCTCGGCAAACTCACCCCCGAGAAGGTCCTTTCGCTGGACGTAGGCGAGCTAGCGCAGTTGATAAAGCCTGCTGGTCTACACCTTCAACGCGCTAGGAGGATCGTGGAGTTGGCGAGTTACCTAAGAGACCGGCTCGAGGAGTTCGAGTCGGAGGTCAGAAGAATGGACGTGCTCGAGGCCAGGGAGGTGTTGATGAACTTGCCAGGGGTAGGCGACAAGACAGCTGACGTAGTACTACTGGTCTACTTCGGGAAACCGGCTTTCCCGGTCGACACGCACATCAAGAGGATAACCACACGGCTAGGCTTCGTGAAGGGAGGCTCGTACAAGAAGGTATCCGGCTTCTGGCAAAGCTGCCTCCCACCAGACAAGTACCTGGAGACCCACCTCCTTCTAATCCAACACGGCAGGGCAATTTGTAAAGCCAGGAAGCCCCTGTGCCACGAGTGCCCTATCAAAGAGTTTTGCGAGTACTATAAGTCCAGGGGTCTCCGTCAACAGTAGTCAGGAAACAGCGTAATCGTGGGGGTAACATTGTCCAGGGGTAAGATACTGAGGAAGCTGGCTAGCGAGACACTGGGCGAGGAGTTGGCGAGCAAGCTGTGGGGGCGGATCGAGTTCGTCGGTGACATAGCTCTGATCAGGATACCGCCCGGTATAGAGGCTGACGCGCTCAAGCAGCTCGCCGAGAGGATCTTGGAGGAGTTCAAGTACGTCAAGAGCGTGTGGGGCGGCCACCCTGGTGTCCAAGGGGAGTACAGGCTCCGGAAGTACGTTCACCTGGCCGGCGAGCCGAGGAGCGAGACTGTTTACAAGGAGCACGGCTGCCTCTTCAAAGTGGACATCACGAAGGTGTACGTGTCCCCTGTCCTAGGCTACGAGCACAAGAGAGTCGCTGGCCTCGTCCGCCCGGGTGAAGTAGTTCTAAACATGTACGCGGGTGCCGGCTTGTTCAGCATCATAATCGCAAAGCATAGTAGACCGTCCAAAGTCTACAGCGTCGATATCAACCCGGACGCGTACAAGTACATGGTGGAGAATGTCAGGCTAAACAAGGTCGAAGGAGTGGTAGAGCCTATTCTAGGGGACGCCGTAAGGGTGATCCAAGAGAGGCTCGCCGGCTCAAGCGACAGGGTCTTAATGCCCTACCCGGACATCGCCTTAGACCACCTCCCCTACGCCATCATGGCCTTACGTGACGGCAGAGGAGTCGTACACGTATACCTCCACGTTAAGGCGGCTAAGGGCGAGGACCACTTCGAGAAGGCCGCCTCCCTCCTAAGCCGGAGGCTTGGTGAGATAGGCGTACAATGGTTTAACGTCGCGAACAAGAGGGTCGTCAGGATGGTCGGGCCGCGAGTTTACCAGGTCGTACTCGACGTCGAAGTGAAAAGTTTTTAATTGAATGCAAATGCGAAGTATAAAGCGGGGTGTTCACTGTGAGCAAGACTGTAATCGCGGTCGCACTCCTCGCCACCTTCCTAGCCGGCTTCGCGGGCGGCTACTTGTTCAACTTCACGAGTAAGCCGACCGGGGCGCAAGCACAGACTATTAGAATTACGGTGTCGACGACGACAAGCTTATACCAGACCCACCTGCTAGACGACCTGCTGGCAGACTTCAAGAACACGACTGGGTTGAGCGCCGAGTTCAGCGTCCTCGCCAAGGGGAGTGGCGAGGCGCTAAGACTGTTGAGCGACGGCTCGGCTTGTCTGGGCTTCACTCACGCCCCCTCACTCGAGCTGAAGTACATTCTCAACGGTAGCATCGTCAGGTTGAGCATCTTCGCTTACAACGAGTTCGTGATAGTGGGCCCCAGGGACGACCCAGCGGGGGTCTCCAACGCCACATCGGCTGTCGACGCCTTCAAGAAGATCTACGATGCGGGTGAGAAGGGCTTAGCCAAGTTCGTGAGTAGGGGCGACAACTCGGGGACTCACGTGAGGGAGTTACAGCTCTGGAAGCTCGCTGGGCTAGACCCCAGCAAGAAGACCTGGTACCTGGTCTCGGGGCAGGGCATGGCTCAGACGCTTCTAATGGCCGACAACACTGGGGCGTATACCCTAACCGACGTCGGGACGCTCCAGAGCCTCGTATCACAGGGCAAGATCAGCAACCTGGTCGTGCTCCTTAGAGACCCCAAGCTACTTATCAACGTCTACAGCTTCTACGTCTCGTCCAGCCAGAGCTGCAGGAGCAAGGACGTGAGTAACCTGGCACTCCTACTCGCCGAGTACTTGAACACGAGAGGGCAGCAGTTAATAGCCTCAAAGTATAAGGACCTCTTCAGCCCAGCCCTCCAGAACCTGACAACTATTGAGTCCGCCTGGCTCGAGCTAAGTAAGCTTGCCTGACGCGGCCACGCCTATATCCCACGAGAAGCATTTTTCCACCCTGGTGTTGAGCCTTGGAGAGCCTCCTCGACATCACGCTGAGAAGCCTGTGGATATCCGGGCTGGCTTCACTCGTGTCCTTCATGGGAGCCCTGGCTTTGTCGTTTTCCCTGGCCCGCACCCGGGAGAGCGTGGGCAACGTCGTCGCAGGCTTTATCGAGTCGCTAGTTGGCGTCCCTACGACTGTCATAGGCCTTCTGACCTATATGCTACTCTACCCTAAAGGCCCTCTCGCCCCATTGAAGTTGCTCTACACGCCTTGGGCTATCGTGATAGGCGAGAGCCTCGTGGCCCTACCGGTCTCGACGGTCGTCCTGTACAGGTCTGTCAAGAGGAGCCTTAGCGTGGTAGGAGAACTGGCAGCATCGCTGGGTCTAACAGGTGGAGACCTCCTCGGGTTGGTGGCGAGGGAGGTCATACCCGACCTCTTCACGTCGTATCTGGTGGGGTTCTCGAGGGCCATTGGAGAGCTAGGGGTAGCCCTCATTGCGGGTGGCGGGATTCAGGGGTACACGAACGTGCTGACGACGGCTATAGCCCTCGAGACGTCTATAGGAAACTACGAGGACGCCATCAGCGTCGGGCTGGTCCTGATCTCGATCACCGCCCTGATAACATTAGCGTTGAAGGCTGTGGGTGAGAAGCTTTGGAGGTCGTTCTAGAAGGCGTGAGCCACACGTACAACGGTAAGGAGTACGCTCTCGAGGAGATCGACCTGTCTATCGATGGCCCGGGGATGTACCTCGTCGTGGGGCCCAACGGGTCGGGGAAGACCACTTTGCTGAAGATAGTCTCGCTCAACCTGAGACCCAGCCGAGGGCGCGTAACCGTCGACGGCGTGGACGCCTGGAACACCAGTAAGAAGGAGTTCGCCGAGTTAAAGAGCAGGTTTGTCTACTCCCACGACAAGCCTATTCTGCTACGAGGGA
Encoded here:
- the feoB gene encoding ferrous iron transport protein B; translated protein: MTVAVAGQPNVGKSTFFNLLTKNRVLVANWPGVTVEKHEGSLEHRGYRIKLVDLPGVYGLSALTLEERISRSYILGGEADVIIALVDTTIPERTLYLPIQILEAYKNVVIAYTKYDMAHEMGIHINFDTLEKRLGVPVVPVSAATGYGIEYLLDKVIEVAEKGGRRDYLRIDYGELEPFIESVERELKKCEGLREYPSRWLAIRLLEGDEELAEMLSSKCGSEVYRAFEEARDEARKVVGKDVSMFASAKRFSFIMSLTREAVVRARTPERKARSIFYHPAIGTALSLTLLLSIFMLVFIVNTGFPLNVVLSLLGQENLAAVVEEYSLSGMLGKGLGWLMDIARSSIANPLLASFVADGVIGGVASILTFLPLIFVVMFVLSVVEDAGLLPRMAVGVSALTTKIGLSGNALFPITVSLGCNVPGIMGARASLTAGERIRQILTLPLIPCQARLVVLLALATALKTLGGWVMVFTGYVAAFSAFIVLNYALYRLSRKREPIPEMLLEIPAYHKPLGKVVWWMTWNNVKHFLEKAGTIIFVSSVAVWAMSSFTPALTYTDNPSNSIAAEVSRLLIPAVYPFHVAGENAWMVVFGLLMGFVAKEVFVTSILTITGTPSMAEAVSVMGLTDAQLIAIGVFTTLYVPCLATLSTIYSETRSVKLTALAVLLLMGTAYLVSALLYYFLTLLV
- a CDS encoding endonuclease III domain-containing protein, producing the protein MREVCTRIYELLSRRYEIREGEFVGLVARRNLFEHLVAVLLSQNTNDKNAIRALSNLKSRLGKLTPEKVLSLDVGELAQLIKPAGLHLQRARRIVELASYLRDRLEEFESEVRRMDVLEAREVLMNLPGVGDKTADVVLLVYFGKPAFPVDTHIKRITTRLGFVKGGSYKKVSGFWQSCLPPDKYLETHLLLIQHGRAICKARKPLCHECPIKEFCEYYKSRGLRQQ
- a CDS encoding class I SAM-dependent methyltransferase, coding for MSRGKILRKLASETLGEELASKLWGRIEFVGDIALIRIPPGIEADALKQLAERILEEFKYVKSVWGGHPGVQGEYRLRKYVHLAGEPRSETVYKEHGCLFKVDITKVYVSPVLGYEHKRVAGLVRPGEVVLNMYAGAGLFSIIIAKHSRPSKVYSVDINPDAYKYMVENVRLNKVEGVVEPILGDAVRVIQERLAGSSDRVLMPYPDIALDHLPYAIMALRDGRGVVHVYLHVKAAKGEDHFEKAASLLSRRLGEIGVQWFNVANKRVVRMVGPRVYQVVLDVEVKSF
- a CDS encoding substrate-binding domain-containing protein gives rise to the protein MSKTVIAVALLATFLAGFAGGYLFNFTSKPTGAQAQTIRITVSTTTSLYQTHLLDDLLADFKNTTGLSAEFSVLAKGSGEALRLLSDGSACLGFTHAPSLELKYILNGSIVRLSIFAYNEFVIVGPRDDPAGVSNATSAVDAFKKIYDAGEKGLAKFVSRGDNSGTHVRELQLWKLAGLDPSKKTWYLVSGQGMAQTLLMADNTGAYTLTDVGTLQSLVSQGKISNLVVLLRDPKLLINVYSFYVSSSQSCRSKDVSNLALLLAEYLNTRGQQLIASKYKDLFSPALQNLTTIESAWLELSKLA
- a CDS encoding ABC transporter permease, which produces MESLLDITLRSLWISGLASLVSFMGALALSFSLARTRESVGNVVAGFIESLVGVPTTVIGLLTYMLLYPKGPLAPLKLLYTPWAIVIGESLVALPVSTVVLYRSVKRSLSVVGELAASLGLTGGDLLGLVAREVIPDLFTSYLVGFSRAIGELGVALIAGGGIQGYTNVLTTAIALETSIGNYEDAISVGLVLISITALITLALKAVGEKLWRSF